From Pelagicoccus sp. SDUM812003:
CCCTTCGCTCCCTGAATCTGAACACCTACGACCGGGAGGAGTTTTTCGGCCGCACGCCCGTCTCCCGCGCCGATTGGTCATTCGAGCTGCACAAGTTCAAGGAGAACGCCCGCTACGCCGCGTTGAGCAACGGGGTGGAATTGCCGGCTAGCGTGCACTTCGGATTCGAGGACTATGCGGACGGGGGGCCTCCGCCTAAGGACAAGGAGTTGGTGCATCGACAGGTCATGATCATGTCGGATCTGCTCGCTACCCTGTTCAGCTCCGGAATCGAGTCGTTCGTCAAGATTCAGCGCGGCGTCAAAAAGGGCACGTCGAGCGCCGGTCGGGTGACGGTCAGGACCGATGAAAGGATCTACAACGAGGGAGACGAGTTTCTGGTGACGGAGGAGATGAGCGCATCGATTCCCGAGGTGATCGGCGCCCAGGCGTTTCGGGTGGTTTTCAGAGGGCAATCGATCGCTCTGAGAAACTTCCTCAATCGTCTCGCGGACTCCTCTCTGCCCTATGTGATACGGGGGGTGGAGGTCGATCTCGCCAGTGAAGGAGGAGTCAAGAAGGGCTTGAACTCCGTGATGGAAGGGGTCCGGGGCTTGGGCGAAAGTCGCTACGCGGCGGCGGATACCAGCGTGCCGATCATCGCCGACAACACCTCGCTGTACGTTGTCACGATCGAGTTCATGGAATCGCTGGTGGACTTCGAGGCGCCGGAGGAACAGCAATCCGCAGTGGAAAGCGAGGCTGACGATGCGTAAGCTGCGCGTATCCGAATTTCTTGACAAACTGCTCCTGCTGGTGGCCATGCTGCTGTTCGCGTGGGTCGGCATCAGCGCCATTTTCGAGGTGAGGCGCCTGGACACGCTCTCGTCGCAAGGTCGCCCCTTGCTCTCTGAGATGGAGGTGAACGCTCCCCGATACGAGGCGACGCCCCCTGACGAGGAGCTGGTCATTTGGGATGCCCCAAAAAGTCAAAGTCGGGGCGAGGAGTGGGTGTTCGACGTTTTCACTCCGCCAGTGATCTACTACGATCCGTCGTCGCGCGAGTTCGCGGTTACGCCGCCAAACCTGCGCTCGAACGACGATGGACTCAGTCTGTGGACCCAGTTCGACCTGGAGCTGCTGGAAGTCAGGCTGCGGCCCTATCGGTTGCAGCTGGTCGGCTACGCGGGCGAACCCGGTAGCTACGTCGCCTATTTCGAACGCGTCAGCACGAGTGAAATCGTCTTGCTCAGGGAAGGGGAGGAGAACTTGGAGATCGGAGTGAGGCTGGATTCCTTCCAGGAGGAGAGAATCGAAACCATGGGCGAGGAGGAGGAAACGCCGGTGACGCAGTCCATCGGGGTGGCCCGCCTGTACGACTTCAACGATGGCAAGCAGGTCAGTTTGACCAACAAGGAAACCAAGATGTTTTCCGACTTCGAGGCCAAGATCCGGGATTTGGGAAATGGATACGTCCATTTGGTCAAGATTGGGGATCGCATCGAGCTGGAAAACTGGGATTACCTCATCGAAGACTTGTCTGTGCAGCCGGAAGGAGCCACTGTAGTAAAGGTTTCCAAGGATGGAAGCCGCCGAATTTCCCGCACCCTCATACCTGCCGTCAAAACGGATCCCAATGCCCGTCGTTCGCGAGCGTCCGATCCCGCCTCCTCCAGCCCTTTCTCCCCTCGCCCCGATAGAAGCGCCCGTCCCTGACGGATTTCCGCTCTCCTAGGTTCGAACAACTCCCACCGTCATGATGAAACCAAATCGCCTCCTCCGCCGAACCCTTTGCCTCCTGTTCTCGTTCGCCGCCTTGCTCGCGACCGTCGAGACTCTCGCCCAGAGCGACACGGAAACCAAGATCAAGCTGATGACCGAGGCCCTGCAGGCCCGAGATTCCGGAAACCTGGTCCTGGCCAAGGAGAAGCTCGAAGCGCTGCTGGTCATCGCTCCCAACGACGCCTCGGTCAAACGCATTCTCGGCGGGGTTGAGCGCATGATCGAGAGGCAGAGCGACGCGGGCGCGGATTCCCGGCCTGCGGAGGTGGATCGGCTGGCGGCTCTCAGAAGCGAAGCGGAATACTTGGCCCAGCTGGAGACTGAGCGCATCGAAAAAGCCATGCAGGAGGCCCGCAACACCCGGGAGGCGGCGCGTCGCCAAGCGAATCGCGGCGAATACGATGCAGCTTTGGCCACCATCAACCGCGCGATCTCATCGCTCGAGCCCAATCCCATGACTCAGGTGCTGATCGAAGAGATGAAGCGTGACGAGCGAGAGTTCCTGCGTCAGCGCTCTCAGTACGCGGTCGATGCCATGAGCGGTTCTCCAGGCTCCCTTTCCATCCACGAGGCGAGCCCCGACTTCGTGAAACTGCAGCAGCAGATCGACGTGCTTCATCTCCGCGGTCGCAGCCAGTTCTTCGCAGGGGATCTCGAGGGCGCCGAGGCGACCTTCAAGCAGATCGAGGCCCTGGACCCCAACAATGCGATGGCTAAGAATTTCCTCATTCGCATCGCCCGCGAGCGCCAGTCCGTAGGGCACCTGAACAAGATGAAGACGCGCGAGCAGCTGCTGCAGGAGGTTTCGAACGCCTGGCAGCGCCCCGGCATCTACGAAGAGCGACCCGGTATTGAAACGGTGGATGCGAAGTCGATTCCACTCAACGAGAAGTTGAACCGAATCCAGATTCCCAGTGTGAACTTCACCGAAGTGGAGCTTAGCAAGGTGGTGAACACGCTCAGCGCCATTTCCGAACAGTTCGATACCACGAACATTGGAACGAAGGGAGTGAACCTCGTGCTGATCGATCCGGATCGCGCGAACCCGACGGTGAACATCACCCTGCGCAACCTTTCCCTGAAGCGCATCCTGGACTTCATTGTCGACTCCGTCGGCTATCAATACGAGGTCGACGCTGACGCCGTGGTGGTTCGCCCAGGAGGGGATCATTCAAATCTGGATACGGAGTTCTTTCCCATCTCCCGCTCGACGGTCATTCGCATGACGGGGGGCTTGACCGGTACCTCCGGCGGACTCTTCAACGATCCGTTCTACTCCGACGACGGTTCGCGCATTCGCGATGGTGGCGTGGCCAGCGAAGCTCAGGCCATACGGAATTTCCTGCAGCAAGCGGGGGTCGATTTCGCGGGCATCGAGGGAAGCACGCTGGCCTACGACGGATCGGCAATGATCGTGACGCAAACCTCCCGCAACATCGATCGTATCCGAAATATACTGAACCGCTACACCGATGTGAAGCAGGTCGAGATCGAAGCCAAGTTTCTCGAAGTGCAGGAAGGCTCCTTGGAGGAGCTCGGATTCGATTGGATCGTGAACGAGCAAGGCTCGGGCGGCGACGAACGATGGGAGACCGGCGAGGTGTATCGCTCTTCTCTGCGACGATTGGCTCAGGCGGCCGCTCCCACCAGCGTGAGCAGCGCCATCATCGTGGACGGCGAGGAGGTTGACAGCATTTCCGCCCCCGATCTGCCTGGAGCAAATCTCCTCGGTCTGGGCGCAGATCCGTTCACCAACGTGATCGGCAGCATCGACGGAGTGGACCTGAACGTCGCGATTCGCGCTTTGTCGCAGAAGTCCGGTTCCGATCTGCTCAGCGCCCCGAAGGTCACCGTGCTATCAGGCAATCGGGCGAATATAAACGTCAGCCAGGAGTTCCGCTATCCGACGCGCTATTCAGATACGGAAAGCGATGTGGGCAGCACCAGCGGATCGCTCAATGGCGGCAGCGCTGGGGTGACCATCACCCCGGGCACTCCGGAGGATTTCGTCACCAGAAACGTGGGCGTGGAGCTCGCGGTCACTCCGATCGTGGAGGAAGACGACTACAGCATCACGCTGGATCTGAATC
This genomic window contains:
- a CDS encoding Amuc_1100 family pilus-like protein: MEFFKRNPVFYTALFILLAIAVAGLWILARLDGRLRELKADYRTMSEKYDRYLAARPSPTRSNLQALKENYEELYDAYQKTLRSLNLNTYDREEFFGRTPVSRADWSFELHKFKENARYAALSNGVELPASVHFGFEDYADGGPPPKDKELVHRQVMIMSDLLATLFSSGIESFVKIQRGVKKGTSSAGRVTVRTDERIYNEGDEFLVTEEMSASIPEVIGAQAFRVVFRGQSIALRNFLNRLADSSLPYVIRGVEVDLASEGGVKKGLNSVMEGVRGLGESRYAAADTSVPIIADNTSLYVVTIEFMESLVDFEAPEEQQSAVESEADDA